The Anguilla anguilla isolate fAngAng1 chromosome 19, fAngAng1.pri, whole genome shotgun sequence genome has a segment encoding these proteins:
- the LOC118218929 gene encoding Bardet-Biedl syndrome 10 protein homolog produces MEERTGPNQDPGNQAPVKGSVEMKGVQRVELGTLLQVTQALEAVVGPCFGPSGGQVLFTRDSGEVLITRDGRRILTLLRLDHPVARVLVGCVPAHGDGAKSFLLLLGALLRGIHGDHLHGIQARRVAHILLSFQTRVLDGVIGQGLAPRALSLLQDPAHLRPLTDAYFRGKTASSHWGVLSQTACEFYRRWRCEQDCTGVTLIARHFAALHTPVPGLPVSRSRVLQGLVIHRDFAVRCPGDGPLRALATSVPLQSPLAPPGVSLNLASAAQAQRCCGGVGGRAERGVACLRRLRMGLLLSAAKQSELALDLARRAGLSVVECVDSDELALFCRLAGTELFADPGDWSLIGEEHVATVTFCKPVVLGPDRLAHVGFPEGRGLAPHCLVLCGPSPGLAEQCSTAFCGLFRMLQRVYEPVLSRHAQGSVQSHHPQGREEDSENVAHYMVKQPGLHNGTRLDRAPISMRDNAHLSTDSTEAGGPQAIIGDPNRGEGPQVLISDPNRGEGPQALISKSNRGEGPQVSIRDPNG; encoded by the exons caggCCCCTGTTAAAGGCAGTGTGGAGATGAAGGGGGTGCAGAGGGTGGAGTTGGGGACCCTGCTGCAGGTCACCCAGGCCTTGGAGGCGGTGGTGGGCCCGTGCTTCGGTCCGTCCGGGGGCCAGGTCCTCTTCACCCGCGACTCTGGAGAGGTCCTCATCACCAGGGATGGCCGCAGGATCCTTACCTTGCTTCGGCTTGACCATCCCGTTGCCAG AGTCCTGGTTGGATGTGTACCAGCACACGGTGATGGAGCCAAGTCCTTCCTTCTCCTGCTGGGGGCGCTTCTGCGGGGTATCCACGGCGACCATCTCCACGGCATTCAGGCCCGCCGCGTGGCTCACATTCTGCTTTCCTTCCAGACGCGCGTTTTGGATGGCGTGATCGGGCAGGGCCTCGCCCCTCGCGCCCTGTCCCTTCTCCAGGACCCCGCCCACCTGCGCCCGCTCACGGACGCCTACTTCCGGGGAAAGACGGCGAGCTCCCACTGGGGGGTCCTGAGCCAGACGGCCTGCGAGTTCTACCGCAGGTGGCGGTGTGAGCAGGACTGCACTGGCGTGACCCTGATCGCCCGCCACTTCGCCGCGCTCCACACGCCCGTACCAGGCCTGCCCGTGAGCCGGTCCCGggtcctccagggcctggtGATCCACAGAGACTTTGCGGTGCGTTGCCCTGGCGACGGGCCGCTCCGAGCGCTGGCCACAAGCGTGCCACTCCAGTcccctctggcgccccctggcgTCTCTCTGAACCTGGCGAGCGCGGCGCAGGCGCAGAGGTGCTGCggcggggtgggcgggagggCAGAGCGGGGCGTGGCCTGCCTGCGCAGGCTGAGGATGGGGCTGCTGCTCTCGGCAGCGAAGCAGTCGGAGCTGGCGCTGGACCTCGCTCGGCGGGCCGGCCTGTCCGTGGTGGAGTGCGTGGACAGTGACGAGCTGGCGCTGTTCTGTCGGCTGGCGGGGACGGAGCTCTTTGCCGACCCCGGTGACTGGAGCCTGATTGGAGAGGAGCACGTTGCCACGGTGACATTCTGCAAGCCCGTGGTGCTGGGTCCCGACAGGTTGGCCCACGTGGGCttcccagaggggcggggcttggcacCGCACTGCCTGGTTCTGTGCGGGCCCAGTCCCGGCCTGGCGGAGCAGTGCAGCACGGCCTTCTGCGGACTGTTCCGGATGCTTCAGCGCGTGTACGAGCCTGTCCTGTCGCGTCACGCACAGGGTTCTGTCCAATCACATCACCcgcagggcagggaggaggacagtgagaacGTAGCTCATTACATGGTCAAACAACCCGGCCTACACAATGGCACAAGGTTAGATAGAGCACCCATCAGCATGAGGGACAATGCCCATCTgagcactgacagcacagaggctggagggccacaggccATTATTGGGGAcccaaacaggggtgaggggccacAGGTCCTCATTAGCGAcccaaacaggggtgaggggccacAGGCCCTCATTAGTAAGtcaaacaggggtgaggggccacAGGTCAGCATTAGGGACCCAAACGGGTGA